From Pedobacter cryoconitis, one genomic window encodes:
- a CDS encoding OsmC family protein — MDKKQITAVTELDRSHYLTKVYAGGHFIYADEPTDVGGTDEGMNPGALLLASLGSCTAITIRMYADRKEMALDTIKIHLAICNEQEMSTTTKITRKIEFGGDLSEAELARLMQIADKCPIHKMLSNPIQIETTLA; from the coding sequence ATGGATAAGAAACAAATCACCGCAGTTACCGAACTGGATCGTTCACATTACCTGACTAAAGTTTATGCAGGCGGACATTTTATTTATGCAGACGAGCCTACAGATGTTGGCGGAACTGATGAAGGGATGAATCCAGGTGCGTTACTTTTAGCCAGTTTAGGGAGTTGTACCGCAATTACGATCAGAATGTATGCAGACAGAAAAGAAATGGCTCTGGATACCATTAAAATCCATCTGGCTATCTGTAATGAGCAAGAGATGTCTACTACAACCAAGATTACGCGTAAAATTGAATTTGGCGGAGACCTGTCTGAGGCAGAATTAGCCAGGTTAATGCAAATCGCAGATAAATGCCCTATTCATAAAATGTTGAGCAACCCCATACAAATAGAGACAACTCTGGCATAA
- a CDS encoding glycoside hydrolase family 32 protein — translation MKIRYILPLLFLSFAIISVQSLAQSVQQEKYRPQFHFSPKAHWMNDPNGMVYYNGIYHLFFQYYPNGTTWGPMHWGHATTADFLNWEEKPIALYPDSLGMIFSGSVVVDQHNTAGFGENAFVAIFTHHNQKLEDAKTGLHQYQSIAYSNDEGKNWTKYQGNPVLPNPGISDFRDPKVMWYEAGKKWIMTLATKDRITFYSSGNLKNWKRESDFGANLGAHGGVWECPDLFPLVHNGKTVWVLLVSINPGGPNGGSATQYFTGNFDGNKFTADSKAEKWVDYGTDNYAGVTWSNTGKRKIFIGWMNNWQYANLVPTKNWRGATTLARDLDLSEVNGDLFLRSAPVKEILPFFKPVYKKEVITVNKEITLSSYVKDLNGKMKLNLSFDRGESVKIILSNKETQKLIIGYDSRTNSYYIDRTHAGKSDFEKGFAKKHTALRIADSKNIKLSLVIDVASVELFADEGLTVMTDVFFPESFMNTLKISSGRKSELKNFSILGIHTNTENSLK, via the coding sequence ATGAAAATCAGATATATATTACCCTTGCTATTTTTGTCCTTTGCTATAATTTCAGTTCAATCTTTAGCTCAATCTGTTCAGCAAGAAAAATACAGACCACAATTCCATTTTTCTCCAAAAGCCCACTGGATGAATGATCCTAATGGAATGGTTTATTATAATGGAATTTATCATCTTTTCTTTCAATATTATCCCAATGGTACCACATGGGGCCCAATGCATTGGGGGCACGCCACCACCGCTGATTTTTTGAATTGGGAGGAGAAACCTATCGCACTTTATCCGGATAGTCTGGGTATGATTTTTTCTGGTAGTGTCGTTGTCGATCAGCATAATACAGCAGGTTTTGGAGAGAATGCTTTTGTAGCCATATTTACGCATCATAATCAAAAGCTAGAGGATGCTAAAACAGGGTTGCACCAGTATCAAAGTATCGCATATAGTAATGATGAAGGAAAAAACTGGACAAAATACCAGGGAAACCCGGTTCTTCCAAATCCGGGTATAAGCGATTTCAGAGATCCAAAAGTGATGTGGTATGAGGCTGGGAAGAAATGGATTATGACTTTAGCTACAAAAGACCGGATAACTTTTTATTCCTCAGGGAATTTAAAGAACTGGAAAAGAGAAAGCGACTTTGGTGCAAATCTTGGGGCGCATGGAGGGGTATGGGAATGCCCTGATCTTTTTCCATTAGTGCACAATGGCAAAACTGTTTGGGTGCTTTTAGTGAGTATAAATCCAGGAGGGCCAAATGGAGGATCAGCGACTCAATATTTTACAGGTAATTTTGATGGAAATAAGTTTACCGCAGATTCAAAAGCAGAGAAATGGGTAGATTATGGAACTGATAATTATGCTGGTGTAACCTGGTCTAATACAGGTAAACGCAAAATATTTATTGGCTGGATGAATAACTGGCAATATGCAAACCTGGTACCCACAAAGAACTGGCGGGGAGCAACTACCCTTGCCAGAGATCTGGACTTAAGTGAGGTTAATGGTGACTTGTTTCTTCGTTCCGCTCCGGTAAAAGAGATTTTGCCTTTTTTTAAACCAGTTTATAAAAAAGAAGTAATTACCGTAAATAAAGAAATAACGCTGTCAAGTTATGTAAAAGATTTAAATGGAAAGATGAAACTGAATTTAAGCTTCGACAGGGGAGAAAGCGTTAAAATAATTTTAAGCAATAAAGAAACACAAAAATTGATTATTGGTTATGACAGTAGAACTAACAGTTACTACATTGACCGGACGCATGCGGGTAAATCTGATTTTGAAAAAGGTTTTGCCAAAAAGCATACGGCGTTAAGAATAGCTGATAGCAAAAATATTAAGCTTAGTTTAGTGATAGACGTTGCATCGGTAGAGCTTTTTGCCGATGAAGGATTAACGGTAATGACGGATGTATTTTTTCCAGAAAGTTTCATGAATACATTGAAAATTTCATCCGGAAGGAAGAGTGAACTCAAAAACTTTTCTATCTTAGGTATACACACAAATACTGAAAATTCATTAAAATAA
- a CDS encoding nucleoside recognition domain-containing protein — protein sequence MALNYLWIAFFLIAFVVALIRLIFFGDTEIFKLIVDGTFESAKVGVMDIALPLVGIMTLWLGIMNIGEKAGAINFLSRIIGPFFSRIFPEVPKNHPATGHMVMNFSANLLGLDNAATPFGLKAMQSLQEINPDKDTASNAQIMFLVLHTSGLTLIPLSIMAQRAILGAADPADIFIPCMIATYVATLVGLVAVAIKQKINLFNTVVISWLGGITVFLVGMIYYFTNYLTKEQIEVVSRVASNFILFSIIIAFILGAVRKKVNVYDAFIEGAKNGFTTCITIIPYLVGMLVAIGVLRNSGVLGYIVDGFTWCFVHLGVNTDFTPALPTALIKPLSGSGAKAMMVDTMKTFGPDSFVGRLACVFNGSADTTFYIVALYFGSVGIKRTRYAIPFGLIADLAGIIAAVFVAYLFFH from the coding sequence ATGGCATTAAATTATCTATGGATTGCGTTTTTTCTTATCGCATTCGTTGTTGCACTGATCAGATTAATCTTTTTCGGTGACACAGAAATATTCAAACTGATTGTAGATGGTACATTTGAATCTGCAAAGGTGGGTGTGATGGATATTGCGCTGCCATTGGTAGGTATAATGACCTTGTGGCTGGGCATTATGAATATCGGTGAAAAAGCCGGAGCAATCAATTTCCTGTCCCGTATTATCGGCCCTTTCTTTAGCCGGATCTTCCCTGAAGTACCGAAAAACCATCCTGCTACAGGACACATGGTGATGAATTTCTCTGCCAATTTACTCGGACTGGACAATGCCGCTACACCTTTTGGTTTAAAGGCCATGCAAAGTTTACAGGAAATTAATCCTGATAAGGATACTGCAAGCAATGCGCAGATTATGTTTTTGGTATTGCATACCTCAGGTCTTACCCTGATTCCACTAAGTATTATGGCCCAGAGAGCGATTTTGGGAGCTGCAGATCCTGCGGATATATTTATTCCATGTATGATTGCTACTTATGTAGCCACTTTGGTTGGCTTGGTAGCCGTTGCAATTAAGCAAAAGATTAACCTGTTCAACACTGTGGTCATTTCCTGGTTAGGCGGTATTACTGTGTTTCTGGTAGGAATGATCTATTATTTCACGAACTACCTTACTAAAGAACAGATTGAGGTCGTTTCCAGGGTCGCATCTAATTTCATCCTTTTCTCTATTATTATTGCTTTTATTCTGGGCGCTGTCCGTAAAAAGGTAAATGTATATGATGCCTTTATTGAGGGCGCCAAAAATGGTTTCACCACTTGTATTACAATTATTCCTTATTTAGTAGGAATGCTGGTTGCAATTGGCGTATTAAGAAATTCTGGAGTACTGGGCTATATCGTTGATGGTTTTACCTGGTGTTTTGTACACCTGGGGGTCAATACGGACTTTACTCCTGCCCTGCCGACAGCACTGATCAAACCACTGAGCGGAAGTGGTGCAAAAGCAATGATGGTAGATACGATGAAGACTTTTGGCCCTGATTCATTTGTAGGCCGTTTAGCTTGTGTTTTTAATGGTTCAGCTGATACTACTTTTTATATTGTAGCGCTGTATTTTGGTTCCGTGGGTATTAAGCGTACACGATATGCTATTCCATTTGGCTTAATTGCTGATTTAGCCGGAATCATTGCAGCTGTGTTTGTAGCTTACTTATTTTTTCACTAA
- a CDS encoding RagB/SusD family nutrient uptake outer membrane protein, producing MKKIFYLFVFSCMILSSCEKALDEPAQGVVSGEDLNTPENIDKMVIAAYSALGNDHYTSPYSSMWPYGSVRGGDTYKGGDGPGDLSEFHLFETFSLNRPDNALLDQLWFRLYIGVGRANDALIKMDAVAESAYPNKVQRQAELRFLRGHFYFLLKILFKYVPYIDQNTKKADYATISNKALSNDALWTKIADDFRAAANDLPVDQGDQGRVSKNAAKAYLAKVLLYQAYVQGENNGVSGIDAAKLNEVNTLCDEVIASGKFSLNTDYASNFLSAGDNKPESVFAIQYSKDDGTPKGRLDYGHALNYPMNQEYGCCGFNIPSHDLINAFKTDPNGLPLFTTYNNTDAAAALDFQTSSFDPRLDHTVAKPGAPFKYKPAFVFQRSWARAPAIYDAFASMKEAVLPDDPSFQKVPPFIGSSKNWAVIRYADVLLWKAEALIELNRPFEAVPLINQLRNRANASTTLLKNASGNATSNYNIQLYQPGVNCNWTPDYARQALRFERRLEFATEGYHFFDLVRWGMASQTMNAYFNIEKSRVAHLGDARFTAGRDEYFPIPLNQINFSGGVYKQNNGW from the coding sequence ATGAAGAAAATATTCTACCTATTTGTTTTTTCCTGCATGATACTTTCTTCATGTGAAAAAGCACTGGACGAACCAGCACAAGGTGTGGTTTCAGGAGAGGATCTCAATACTCCTGAAAATATTGATAAAATGGTGATAGCGGCCTATTCCGCTCTTGGCAATGACCATTATACCTCACCCTATTCTAGTATGTGGCCTTATGGAAGTGTACGCGGTGGCGATACTTACAAAGGTGGTGATGGCCCCGGAGATCTTTCTGAGTTCCATTTGTTCGAAACCTTTTCATTGAACAGACCGGATAATGCACTTCTTGATCAATTATGGTTCAGGTTGTATATCGGCGTTGGAAGAGCAAATGATGCCCTGATAAAAATGGATGCCGTGGCCGAAAGTGCTTATCCGAATAAAGTACAACGTCAGGCAGAACTACGATTTTTAAGGGGACATTTTTATTTCCTGTTGAAGATTCTTTTTAAATACGTACCTTATATTGACCAGAATACAAAAAAAGCTGACTATGCAACCATCTCGAATAAGGCATTGAGCAATGATGCCCTCTGGACCAAAATTGCTGACGACTTCAGAGCTGCGGCAAATGACCTGCCTGTGGATCAGGGAGATCAGGGAAGAGTAAGCAAAAATGCAGCAAAGGCCTATTTGGCGAAAGTTCTGTTGTATCAGGCTTATGTACAGGGGGAGAATAATGGCGTGAGTGGAATTGATGCTGCTAAATTAAATGAGGTGAATACACTGTGTGATGAGGTCATTGCTTCTGGTAAATTCAGCTTGAATACTGATTATGCCAGCAATTTTCTGTCAGCAGGTGACAATAAACCGGAATCTGTATTTGCTATTCAGTATTCAAAAGATGATGGCACACCAAAAGGCAGGTTAGATTATGGGCATGCTTTGAACTATCCAATGAATCAGGAATACGGATGTTGTGGTTTTAATATTCCAAGTCATGATTTGATTAATGCCTTTAAAACAGATCCCAATGGATTGCCGTTGTTCACTACTTACAATAATACAGATGCTGCTGCGGCTTTGGATTTTCAAACCAGCTCATTTGATCCCCGTTTAGATCATACTGTTGCAAAACCAGGTGCACCGTTTAAATATAAGCCTGCTTTTGTTTTTCAGCGTTCCTGGGCACGCGCTCCTGCAATTTATGATGCCTTTGCGAGTATGAAAGAAGCTGTGCTGCCTGATGATCCATCCTTTCAAAAAGTTCCACCATTTATTGGCAGCTCTAAAAACTGGGCGGTTATCCGTTATGCAGATGTATTACTTTGGAAGGCAGAAGCACTCATAGAGCTAAACAGGCCTTTTGAAGCTGTACCACTGATCAATCAGCTTAGAAACAGGGCTAATGCAAGCACAACCCTGCTAAAAAATGCCAGCGGAAATGCAACTTCCAATTATAATATTCAGCTTTACCAACCAGGGGTGAACTGTAACTGGACACCTGATTATGCGCGACAGGCCCTGAGGTTTGAAAGAAGACTGGAATTTGCCACAGAGGGTTATCATTTCTTTGATTTGGTGAGATGGGGAATGGCTTCCCAGACAATGAATGCCTATTTCAATATTGAAAAATCAAGGGTTGCACACCTTGGTGATGCCAGATTTACAGCCGGTAGGGATGAATACTTTCCTATCCCTTTAAATCAGATTAACTTTAGCGGTGGTGTATACAAACAGAATAATGGCTGGTAG
- a CDS encoding exonuclease domain-containing protein: protein MLRYAVVDIETTGGFAAGNGITEISILIHDGSKVIDRFETLINPQQDIPIYIQTLTGISDEMVSNAPLFEEVAPQIYELLRDKIFVAHNVNFDYSFVRHQLAQSGFVLQSKKLCTVRMSRKIVPGLSSYSLGKLCASLGIPLNDRHRAGGDAAATALLLKLLLEKDEAGTIPLSLLKSSKEQVLPPNLSKNGIDALPDQPGVYYFKDQKGKIIYVGKAINIKKRVYSHFSGNKTSQQRQDFLKEIHEVDFTICGTELMALILEASEIQKHWPEKNRALKRFEQKYALYDFEDQKGYIRLGIDKYRKNSHALYTFNSLLSGQSMLRGMINEHTLCEKLCFIQKNRLACTAHEKGNCHGACLGIEDPADYNTRVNDAITHLKVALPSFALIDSGRNKEEKSCLWVEEGKFYGMGYISFASDITDLENLKSCIVPYTSNDYILNMVLSYAESHPQQRIEISKSMQF from the coding sequence ATGTTGAGATACGCAGTAGTCGATATTGAAACTACCGGTGGTTTTGCCGCCGGTAATGGGATCACGGAAATCTCTATCCTGATTCATGATGGTTCAAAAGTCATAGACCGCTTTGAAACATTAATTAACCCGCAGCAGGATATACCGATCTATATCCAGACCTTAACCGGTATCAGCGATGAGATGGTTAGTAATGCTCCCCTATTCGAAGAAGTAGCACCTCAAATTTATGAACTCTTAAGGGATAAGATTTTTGTAGCGCACAATGTAAACTTCGATTACTCTTTTGTAAGGCATCAGCTTGCACAGTCTGGATTTGTGTTGCAATCTAAAAAGCTATGTACGGTAAGAATGAGCAGAAAAATCGTTCCAGGACTCTCTTCTTATAGTTTAGGCAAGCTCTGCGCATCGCTTGGTATTCCATTAAATGACCGTCACCGTGCTGGTGGTGATGCCGCAGCAACAGCTTTATTGCTTAAGCTGTTATTGGAAAAAGATGAAGCAGGAACTATTCCGCTTTCTTTATTGAAAAGTTCTAAGGAACAAGTACTGCCCCCAAACTTATCAAAGAATGGTATTGACGCTTTACCCGATCAGCCTGGCGTTTATTATTTCAAAGATCAAAAAGGAAAGATCATCTATGTTGGTAAAGCTATAAATATTAAGAAAAGGGTATACTCTCATTTCTCAGGAAATAAGACTAGTCAGCAAAGGCAGGATTTCCTTAAAGAAATTCATGAGGTAGATTTCACGATTTGCGGCACTGAGTTAATGGCACTGATCCTGGAAGCTTCAGAAATACAGAAACACTGGCCAGAAAAGAACAGAGCCTTAAAACGCTTTGAACAGAAATATGCTTTATATGATTTCGAAGATCAGAAAGGTTATATCCGTCTGGGAATTGATAAGTATAGGAAAAACAGCCATGCTTTATATACTTTTAATAGTTTGTTGTCTGGACAGAGTATGTTACGGGGAATGATTAACGAACATACTTTATGTGAAAAGTTATGCTTTATTCAGAAGAACAGACTAGCCTGTACTGCCCACGAGAAAGGAAATTGTCATGGAGCTTGCCTGGGAATAGAAGATCCGGCCGACTACAATACAAGGGTTAATGACGCAATCACTCATTTAAAAGTAGCACTTCCCTCCTTTGCTTTGATAGATTCGGGTAGAAATAAAGAAGAAAAGAGCTGTTTATGGGTGGAAGAGGGTAAGTTTTATGGGATGGGCTATATTTCTTTTGCTAGTGACATCACTGATCTGGAAAATCTAAAATCCTGTATAGTTCCTTATACGTCAAATGATTATATTTTAAATATGGTTCTTTCTTATGCAGAATCCCATCCTCAGCAAAGAATAGAGATCTCAAAATCTATGCAATTCTAG